A part of Oncorhynchus gorbuscha isolate QuinsamMale2020 ecotype Even-year linkage group LG09, OgorEven_v1.0, whole genome shotgun sequence genomic DNA contains:
- the LOC124043783 gene encoding ubiquitin carboxyl-terminal hydrolase 37-like encodes MAVAVPKLSSGAVVKIRYNSIDVGTTRWKEGTFEVLEKDNKVNLCLKFSAGGAAKSFQLNHNVNNVVMQPIHTMRRIVVTLKDDSIVTLERVPPVVAEKMKEYLEKLKHGKSTVLKTSQGSASFGVLGNRSVKNETSPHGERQTTPRRPIVDNREETTTRKPLGSPSRVTSTPARSGLSENRNEKRKRLHIFDCNLTEDYPKENDSSSNNKATSDPSRKFLLSCKDKLKQAEENRSSSVSLVQAPLQPTSFYGSRSATKDYSASQFFLDRPSTTSQTASAKRSLMLPNHSTPLKKVRPTLDYGGWNKPRPSTLAQPQPPLQGFSNLGNTCYMNAILQSLFSLPSFSNDLLKQGIPWKKVPFNALLRRFAHLLAKKDISCPEVKKDLLRRVKSAISSTAERFSGYMQNDAHEFLSQCLDQLKEDVEKMNKSWKSESAAAAWDEPPQQAASARPGEEANTSRIYTCPVVVNMEFEVQHTITCKDCGEVVTKREQFNDLSIDLPRRKKTIPLRSIQDSLDLFFRIEEIEYSCEKCSGKVATVTHKFSRLPRVLILHLKRYSFNAQLSLNSKLGQQVMIPRYLTLLSHCTDSTRPPLSLGWSANAAMSRTLKASQSVNSSSLLRKLSLKAGGSSSTILVDSDSEEELSRKVVSRKRRLSDCLPDDRADEVQRGVHHTDASDFNSINDEEMLAAVLEMSRQDAGLSCHAPEDEPTSSPDTGFGDADAQEMNYRPDLLETDTKPSADVLDSLDLTMDENKENQTPEGVQGDLDWVQQYGLEQEREEQELQQALAQSLQEHEAQEMREDDDLKRATELSLQEFNNSLPELLCSDEDSGNEEVLDMEYSEAETEDLKRNAESGDLANSFRLISVVSHIGSSSSSGHYISDVYDMKKQSWLTYNDLDVSRTQEATVQRDRDRSGYIFFYMHKDVFEELSELERTGASGGASEAGRTVLQPL; translated from the exons ATGGCAGTTGCAGTGCCCAAACTCTCCAGTGGTGCTGTTGTCAAAATCCGCTACAACAGCATAGATGTGGGCACCACTCGATGGAAGGAGGGGACCTTTGAGGTTCTTGagaaggataacaaagtcaaccTGTGCCTGAAGTTTAGTGCCGGTGGTGCAGCCAAAAGTTTCCAG CTCAACCATAATGTGAATAATGTCGTGATGCAGCCCATACACACTATGAGACGAATTGTGGTGACTCTGAAGGATGACAGCATAGTCACCCTTGAGAGGGTTCCCCCTGTTGTGGCTGAGAAAATGAAAGAATACCTTGAAAAGCTGAAGCATGGAAAATCAACCG TTTTAAAGACCTCCCAGGGAAGTGCCAGCTTTGGTGTGCTCGGGAATCGATCCGTAAAGAATGAGACCAGTCCGCATGGAGAACGACAG ACAACACCCAGGCGACCCATTGTGGACAACAGGGAGGAGACGACGACCCGCAAGCCCCTGGGTAGCCCCAGCAGAGTGACCTCTACACCTGCCCGCAGTGGGCTGTCTGAGAACAG GAatgagaagaggaagagactcCACATCTTTGACTGTAACCTGACTGAGGACTACCCCAAGGAGAATGACTCATCCAG CAACAACAAGGCCACGTCGGACCCCTCCAGGAAATTTCTGCTGAGCTGCAAAGACAAGCTGAAACAGGCGGAGGAGAACCGTAGTAGCTCAG TTTCACTGGTCCAGGCACCACTTCAGCCCACGTCATTCTACGGCAGCCGATCGGCGACCAAAGACTACTCCGCGAGTCAATTCTTTCTAGACag GCCATCCACTACATCCCAGACCGCCTCGGCTAAGAGAAGTCTCATGTTACCCAATCACTCAACCCCCTTAAAGAAAGTGCGCCCCACTCTGGACTACGGTGGCTGGAACAAACCGAGACCGTCCACTCtggcccagccccagcctccactGCAAGG ATTCTCCAACCTGGGCAACACGTGTTACATGAACGCCATCCTCCAGTCTCTTTTCAGCCTGCCATCATTCTCCAATGATCTGCTGAAGCAGGGAATCCCATGGAAGAAGGTCCCATTCAACGCCCTGCTCAG ACGCTTTGCCCACTTGCTGGCCAAGAAGGACATCTCGTGCCCCGAGGTGAAGAAAGACTTGCTGAGGAGAGTGAAGAGTGCCATCTCCTCCACCGCCGAGCGCTTCTCCGGATACATGCAGAAC gatGCCCATGAGTTTCTGAGCCAGTGCCTGGACCAGCTGAAGGAGGACGTGGAGAAAATGAACAAGAGCTGGAAAAGCGAGTCGGCTGCAGCCGCGTGGGATGAGCCTCCCCAGCAGGCGGCCTCAGCTCGGCCCGGGGAGGAAGCGAACACCTCGCGCATCTACACCTGTCCTGTGGTGGTTAACATGGAGTTTGAGGTGCAGCACACCATCACCTGCAAAGA CTGTGGCGAGGTGGTGACCAAGCGGGAGCAGTTCAACGACCTGTCCATTGACCTGCCTCGCAGGAAGAAGACCATCCCTCTCCGGTCCATCCAGGACTCTCTGGACCTCTTCTTCAGG ATCGAGGAAATCGAGTATTCGTGTGAGAAGTGCAGTGGGAAAGTGGCGACGGTGACTCATAAATTCAGCCGACTCCCCAG AGTTCTGATTCTGCACCTGAAGCGCTACAGCTTCAATGCCCAGCTGTCACTGAACAGTAAGCTAGGCCAGCAGGTGATGATCCCCCGCTACCTCACGCTGCTGTCCCACTGCACGGACTCCACTCGCCCCCCACTCAGTCTGGGCTGGAGCGCAAACGCCGCCAT GTCACGAACACTGAAGGCCTCCCAGTCGGTGAACTCCTCCTCACTACTTCG GAAATTGTCTCTGAAGGCGGGGGGCAGCTCCAGCACTATCCTGGTGGACTCTGACAGCGAGGAGGAGCTGAGCCGGAAGGTGGTGAGCCGCAAGCGCCGCCTCAGCGACTGTCTGCCCGACGACAGAGCAGATGAG GTCCAGCGAGGTGTCCACCACACAGACGCGTCAGACTTCAACAGCATCAACGATGAGGAAATGCTGGCGGCGGTGCTGGAAATGAGTCGCCAGGACGCTGGGCTCTCCTGCCATGCCCCTGAGGACGAGCCAACCAGCAGCCCTGACACGGGCTTCGGCGACGCCGACGCCCAGGAGATGAACTACCGCCCAGACCTGCTGGAGACGGACACTAAGCCATCTGCAG atgtgctgGACTCCCTGGACCTGACCATGGACGAGAACAAGGAGAACCAAACCCCCGAGGGGGTGCAGGGGGATCTGGACTGGGTGCAGCAGTATGGcctggagcaggagagggaggagcaggAGCTGCAGCAAGCCCTGGCCCAGAGCCTGCAGGAGCAT GAAGCCcaagagatgagggaggacgaCGACCTGAAGAGAGCCACAGAGCTCAGCCTGCAAG AGTTCAACAATTCGTTGCCGGAGCTGCTGTGTTCAGACGAGGACTCTGGGAACGAGGAGGTGCTGGATATGGAGTACAGCGAAGCAGAGACCGAGGATCTGAAGAGAAATGCTGAG AGTGGAGACTTGGCCAACTCGTTCCGGCTGATCAGTGTAGTCAGTCACATCGGGAGCAGCTCCTCCTCTG GCCATTACATCAGCGATGTGTACGACATGAAGAAGCAGTCGTGGCTGACCTACAACGACCTGGATGTGTCGCGCACGCAAGAGGCCACGGTGCAGAGAGACCGCGACCGCAGCGGATACATCTTTTTCTACATGCACAA ggatgtgtttgaGGAGCTGTCTGAGCTAGAAAGGACAGGGGCCAGTGGAGGAGCCTCTGAGGCAGGGAGGACTGTCCTGCAGCCCCTCTGA